One Varibaculum prostatecancerukia genomic window, GATTAATGGGAAACTTGGGCACCCGTAGCGCCATTCGGGAGGTTGATCTGCACGATATCGCCGGGGGAGAGGGCGCTGCCGCGGCGGGTTTCTACCTCGCCGTTGACGGTAACGTCACCGGATTGGATGAACACCCGCGCCTCCGCTCCGTCCTCGACCAAGTTCGCCAGCTTTAAGAACTGTCCCAGTTTGATGGTTCCGCGCACCGGAATAGCCGGTAGAGACGTGCTGTTATTATCTGCCACGCAGTAAATGATACTAAACTGGTGGAAGCATGACTTTATTAAAGCAACTTGGAGGAGCTAAATGAGCAACCCCGAACCGCAAGGATTCCCACAAAGTAGTCCTCGCAGCGGAGCTAACTGGCCTTTTACCTCGTCTCAGGGGCAGGCAGCGCCTGGGCAGGAACCGGCTCCGGCATTCCCGGCTCCGGCAACTCCGCCAGCTCAAAATGTTCCTCAATACAGTCAGCATCCGGTGCAATCATCACAGTATCCACTGGCTGGTGGGACGCCGCTGCCCGCCGCAGCGAAACCGGCACTGTCGCAGCCTGACCCGGCTTTTGCCAATCCGGAACTAGCTCAGCCGCAGTCGGTAGCGACGGGTAATCCTTTGCCCGCGGCTCAACCTGCATCTGCGCCGGTAGAACAGCTGTCGGCCTCGCCCGTTTCCGATCCGCTGCCCGAAGATCGGTCGGTGGAAGACCCCACCGGGGAAACTCCAATTGCTGACTCTCAGGCAGCAGCTAGCGGTGTCACTGAACCTGATGTGGCAAGCGAAGAGGTAGAAAAAGACACCGGGTCTGCAGCGAAGGGGATTCAGGAATCTTTGCATCAACAGGCCTTAACCCCCTGGTGGCTAGACTGTTTAATGGCGCTGTCTCTAGCTGGAGTGATGGTGTTTAACGGGTTCGGAATGTCTATGTGGCTGCGGATCGGTTCTCTGATTGTCATGGTGATTGCGCTGATTTTGCTCACCTGGTATCAGGGGGATGCGCAAGAAAAATCCAATACTTTCCTAACGGCTACGCTGCTAGGGGTGGTATGCGGTTTCCTGGCCGGACTAATCGTAGTTGCCGCTTCGCTATATATGGTGGCGCCGATTCCCGCCTGGTATCCCTGGGTTCTATGGCTGGTAAGCGGGGTTTTACTCTTCTTAACTTATCGCGGATTCCGCGACTGGGTAATACAGAACCTGCAAAAGAAATCTCACCGGAAGTCCACTAAGTAAGTCAAAACATTTTATCTACTGGACGAAATCTCAAAGAACAGGTAGTAAAAACTAATATATCCTCATGCTCTCAATTACTGATTTTCGCGCAAACATGCCCAGTGGTCTGGAACTACGCCAGGCGCTGCCGCGCGCCCAAATGAACATAGAGGAGGCGGCAGAGAAAATCCGTCCGGTTATGCGGGACGTTAAAGACCGCGGTGCCGCCGCCCTCCGGGAACTTTCCGAAAAGTTCGATGGGGTGCGGCCCGAACATTTGCGAGTTCCAGAGCAAGAACTCTCCCAAGCATTAGAGCAGCTTGATCCCGCAGTTCGCGAAGCGATGGAGCTATCTATCGAACATAACCGCGCCGGTCACCGCGCACAGGTGCCTAGCGAGCGGGTAACCGAGATAATGCCCGGGGGCATCGTTAAACAGCGTTGGATTCCAGTAGAGCGAGTGGGTCTTTACGTTCCTGGAGGCTTGGCCGTCTATCCGTCCTCGGTAATTATGAACGTGGTGGCCGCTCAAGAAGCCGGCGTCAGCGAGATCGCAGTTACCTCCCCGCCACAAGCCCGTTTTGGAGGCCGGGTCCACCCCACGATTTTGGCTGCTTGCCAGTTGCTGGGGGTTAAAGAAGTTTACGCGGTAGGCGGGGCGCAAGCGATTGCCATGTTTGCCTATGGGGCTAGCGGGGAAGAGGGGTTAGACCCCAATCCGCTCTGCCAGCCAGTAGATGTAATCACCGGTCCCGGTAATATTTTCGTGGCCGCCGCTAAACGTCTGGTACGGGCGGTTTGCGGAATCGATGCCGAGGCTGGTCCCACCGAGATTGGGGTTATTGCAGACAGCAGCGCCGACCCTGTCCTGGTGGCTGCGGATATGATTTCTCAGGCCGAACATGATCCTAACGCCGCTTCGGTACTTTTCACCGACTCTGAGGAACTTGCACGCGAAGTCGAAAAGGAAATCGTTCCGGCCGCGCAGGCTACCAAACACTCCCAGCGGATTTGCCAGGCACTAAGTGGTCCTCAATCTGGAATCATCCTGGTGGCTGATATAGCTAGCGCCATCGAGGCCGCTAATGCCTACGCGCCTGAACACTTAGAGATTCACACCGCCAACGCCAATGAAGTTGCAGAGAAAATCCGTAACGCGGGCGCGATTTTCATCGGTTCATACACCCCGGTTCCTCTCGGGGATTACCTGGCAGGCTCTAACCACGTCCTCCCCACTGGAGGAACCGGACGCTATGAGGGCGGACTGTCAGTGATGGCATATCTCAAACCCGTGCAACAGGTCGAGTACCAGCGCGATGCCCTCGAAAAAATGGCGCGTCCGCTCACCGCGTTTGCCCGCGCCGAAGATCTTCCGGCACACGAAGAAGCCGTGAACTGCCGATTTAGATAGATAACAGATAGGAATAACTATGGCAGAAAACAATGTACGTATCCCCGCTGTTTTTAGGCAGCTGCTGTTCTGGGTATTGGTAGCAATTGTGGCTGGGGCTTTGATTGGTATGATCCCGGGCCTGCCCAAAGGATTCATCGCGCCCTTCGCTACTTTCAACGACATTTTCGGCAAATTCTTGAGTTTTTGTATCCCCCTAATCATCTTGGGGTTGGTGGGGCCGGCATTAGCAGATCTAGGGCGAGGAGCCGGTAAATGGTTACTGGCCACCGTAGCGATCGCTTATGGTTCCACCCTGTTCGCCGGTTTCGGTACCTACGGGATTGCCTCAGTGATTTTCCCGCGGATTCTCACCGAGTCGGCTCCCGAACTAAAAGAACCTAAGAACGCGGTGGGATCCCTGCTGGGAGATAACCTGAACATTACTCCGGTACTGGATGTGACTGGTGCCTTGATTTTGGCGTTTATCCTGGGTATTTGCATGGCAGCCTTGAATACCCCCACTTTGCATCGCGCCTATGGGGAGTTCCGGGAAATCACCATGCTGATGATTAAACGGGCGATTGTTCCTCTGCTGCCGTTGTTCATTTTCGGCACCTTCTTAAATATGTCCTATTCTGGGCAGATTGCGCTGGTCATAAAGGTAATGATCAAAGTTATTTTGGTGTCGGTAATCCTGACCATTGTCTTGCTGCTAATCCAGTACACGGTGGCGGGTGCGATTGCGAAAGTTAACCCCTTTGTGGCACTCGGGAGGATGGCGAGAGCCTACTTCACCGCCCTGGGTACTTCTTCTTCTGCGGCCACCATTCCGGTTACCTACCAGTGCGCCCGCAACAATGGAGTATCTGAGGAGATCGCGGGCTTTACAATTCCGTTGTGCGCTACCATTCACCTGGGTGGTTCCACGGTTAAAATCACCGCTTTTGCCCTGGCAGTCATGCAGATGACCGGGCAATCCATTACCTTCGGGAAGATGGCGATGGCCATCATTATTCTGGGGATCACTATGGTGGCGGCACCGGGCGTTCCCGGCGGCGCCATCGCGGCTGCCCAAGGCGTGCTGATGGG contains:
- a CDS encoding dicarboxylate/amino acid:cation symporter; translation: MAENNVRIPAVFRQLLFWVLVAIVAGALIGMIPGLPKGFIAPFATFNDIFGKFLSFCIPLIILGLVGPALADLGRGAGKWLLATVAIAYGSTLFAGFGTYGIASVIFPRILTESAPELKEPKNAVGSLLGDNLNITPVLDVTGALILAFILGICMAALNTPTLHRAYGEFREITMLMIKRAIVPLLPLFIFGTFLNMSYSGQIALVIKVMIKVILVSVILTIVLLLIQYTVAGAIAKVNPFVALGRMARAYFTALGTSSSAATIPVTYQCARNNGVSEEIAGFTIPLCATIHLGGSTVKITAFALAVMQMTGQSITFGKMAMAIIILGITMVAAPGVPGGAIAAAQGVLMGFLGFSPELYSLMVALYVAIDSIGTATNVTGDGAIALVVNKLAGGSLGSEKGHAMATAETIVSATD
- the hisD gene encoding histidinol dehydrogenase; translated protein: MLSITDFRANMPSGLELRQALPRAQMNIEEAAEKIRPVMRDVKDRGAAALRELSEKFDGVRPEHLRVPEQELSQALEQLDPAVREAMELSIEHNRAGHRAQVPSERVTEIMPGGIVKQRWIPVERVGLYVPGGLAVYPSSVIMNVVAAQEAGVSEIAVTSPPQARFGGRVHPTILAACQLLGVKEVYAVGGAQAIAMFAYGASGEEGLDPNPLCQPVDVITGPGNIFVAAAKRLVRAVCGIDAEAGPTEIGVIADSSADPVLVAADMISQAEHDPNAASVLFTDSEELAREVEKEIVPAAQATKHSQRICQALSGPQSGIILVADIASAIEAANAYAPEHLEIHTANANEVAEKIRNAGAIFIGSYTPVPLGDYLAGSNHVLPTGGTGRYEGGLSVMAYLKPVQQVEYQRDALEKMARPLTAFARAEDLPAHEEAVNCRFR
- a CDS encoding RNA-binding S4 domain-containing protein; this encodes MADNNSTSLPAIPVRGTIKLGQFLKLANLVEDGAEARVFIQSGDVTVNGEVETRRGSALSPGDIVQINLPNGATGAQVSH